From the genome of Gracilibacillus salitolerans, one region includes:
- a CDS encoding glycerol-3-phosphate responsive antiterminator, with amino-acid sequence MKLEGVLPAVRKMKDFDFILKSDHELFIILETRIAQLQQIAQYARKFNKKILVHADLINGLKVDQYGMEFLVRHVKVDGIISTRANVISLAKKSDIVAIQRLFAIDSSAIEKNIELIEKTKPDYIEVLPGIIPSVISDIVQRTGIPVIAGGLIKKDEDIQNALQNGAVAITTSNKELF; translated from the coding sequence ATGAAACTAGAAGGCGTTCTGCCAGCAGTTCGTAAAATGAAAGATTTTGATTTCATATTAAAAAGTGATCATGAATTATTTATTATATTAGAAACAAGAATTGCCCAATTACAGCAAATCGCCCAATATGCTAGAAAGTTTAACAAAAAGATTCTAGTCCATGCAGATTTAATAAATGGCTTAAAGGTCGATCAATATGGAATGGAATTTTTAGTGCGTCATGTAAAAGTGGATGGTATTATATCTACTAGAGCAAATGTGATTTCGCTGGCAAAGAAAAGCGATATCGTTGCCATTCAACGGCTGTTTGCGATTGATAGCTCAGCAATAGAAAAGAATATTGAACTCATAGAAAAAACAAAACCCGATTATATAGAAGTACTACCGGGAATTATTCCATCTGTAATAAGTGATATTGTACAAAGGACCGGCATCCCTGTGATAGCAGGTGGCCTCATAAAAAAAGATGAGGATATCCAGAATGCTTTACAAAATGGTGCGGTTGCGATCACAACATCAAATAAAGAACTTTTTTAA
- a CDS encoding TRAP transporter substrate-binding protein — MKKFKIGILFLILGILVACGSDENESGDNDSASNTEPKELRLAHNLSEDHPIHQALTTFVASVEEKTDGNITFEIFPNGVLGSESDVLEQVQNGSVDMTKVSAGALESFSNEYAVFSLPYIFTSDTHYRNVMESDIVEEIYQSTEDKGFVGVSYFDSGARSFYTVDTPIETPEDLKGLNIRVMDSQTAIDMVDLLGGTPTPLGYNEIYTSLQQGVIDGAESNPTALTTGQHGEVAKNFSYSEHTNIPDILVVSTDLWNSLSDEEQEIFKEAANETREEHTELWNQAIEEAVAEAEEMGVEFNEVDKEPFIDLVQPLHEEYKEDERLAEIINAINELDE, encoded by the coding sequence ATGAAAAAGTTTAAAATTGGGATTTTGTTTTTAATATTAGGGATACTAGTAGCATGTGGTAGCGATGAAAATGAATCAGGTGATAACGATTCTGCATCAAACACAGAACCAAAAGAATTAAGATTAGCACACAACTTAAGTGAGGATCATCCAATCCACCAGGCACTAACAACTTTTGTTGCCAGCGTTGAAGAAAAAACAGACGGTAATATTACTTTTGAAATATTCCCAAATGGTGTTTTGGGAAGTGAATCAGATGTATTAGAGCAAGTACAGAACGGTAGTGTTGATATGACGAAAGTAAGTGCAGGAGCATTAGAGTCTTTCTCAAATGAATACGCTGTGTTTTCATTACCTTATATTTTCACAAGTGATACACACTATAGAAATGTAATGGAGTCTGATATTGTAGAAGAGATTTATCAATCGACTGAAGATAAAGGTTTTGTGGGTGTTTCTTATTTTGATTCAGGTGCCCGTAGTTTCTATACGGTAGATACACCGATTGAAACTCCAGAAGATCTGAAAGGATTAAATATTCGAGTAATGGATAGCCAAACAGCAATTGATATGGTTGATCTTTTAGGTGGTACGCCGACACCATTAGGATACAATGAAATTTATACTTCCTTACAACAAGGAGTTATTGATGGTGCAGAGAGTAATCCGACAGCTTTAACAACAGGTCAGCATGGTGAAGTAGCTAAAAACTTCTCTTATTCAGAACATACGAATATTCCTGATATTTTAGTTGTTAGTACTGATTTATGGAATAGTCTCTCAGATGAAGAACAAGAAATTTTTAAAGAGGCTGCAAATGAAACAAGAGAAGAGCACACAGAGCTATGGAATCAAGCTATTGAAGAAGCTGTAGCAGAAGCAGAAGAAATGGGTGTAGAATTCAATGAAGTGGATAAAGAGCCATTTATCGATTTAGTACAACCATTACATGAAGAATATAAAGAGGATGAAAGATTAGCTGAGATTATTAATGCAATCAACGAACTTGATGAATAA
- a CDS encoding TRAP transporter small permease, protein MIVDKIKKMLDRGILFVASSLLIILVLGALWQVFTRYVLNNPSTFTNELLGFLLVWTSLLGASYAFGANKHLALTFVTNKLTGTRGMIITVINDIFVIFFAVVILLKGGMEAVNMTMSQTTPILGVQKGIVYSILPISGVLIILYKLLGIKEYKKISQEEGG, encoded by the coding sequence ATGATCGTAGATAAAATAAAAAAGATGTTGGATCGCGGCATTTTATTTGTAGCTTCCTCATTACTGATCATATTAGTACTAGGAGCCCTGTGGCAGGTTTTTACACGCTATGTATTAAACAATCCAAGTACATTCACCAATGAATTATTAGGATTTTTATTAGTGTGGACTTCCTTATTAGGGGCAAGCTATGCTTTTGGTGCGAATAAGCATTTAGCATTAACATTTGTCACAAATAAATTAACGGGAACGAGAGGAATGATCATTACGGTTATTAACGACATTTTTGTCATTTTTTTCGCAGTCGTTATCTTATTAAAAGGTGGTATGGAAGCTGTTAATATGACAATGTCACAGACTACACCGATCTTAGGTGTGCAAAAAGGGATTGTATATTCCATTTTGCCAATTAGTGGTGTGCTTATTATCTTATATAAATTACTAGGAATTAAAGAGTATAAAAAAATCAGTCAGGAAGAAGGTGGATAA
- a CDS encoding TRAP transporter large permease, with protein MDASLLATIVLFGSFFVLLVIGVPISIGIGISSVLAALTLVPLDMISFTAAQKLFQGIDSFTLLAIIFFMLSGSIMNNGGIAIRLINLAKLFVGRMPGALAHTNVVGNMLFGSISGSAVASAAAIGSVMSPLQKKEKYDPSFSAAVNIASAPTGLLIPPTTAFIVYSLVSGGTSISALFMAGYLPGILMGLSIMVVAYFIAKKEKYPVSEKVTFKQGVRVVLDAIPSLSLIVVVIGGIVAGIFTATEGAAVAVLYSAILAAIYREIKIPEIPAILKEAIVMTGIVLFLVGASSIMSWVMAYAGIPQQITNILLSISENPIIILLLMNIILLAVGIFMDITPAILIFTPIFLPIVTNIGIDPVHFGVILIFNLCIGITTPPVGSALFVGSSVANVSIESVVRPLFKLYIPLVIALLLVTYFEWISLFIPRLFGLM; from the coding sequence GTGGATGCAAGTTTATTGGCAACAATCGTTTTATTTGGTTCCTTTTTTGTGTTATTAGTCATAGGCGTACCGATATCAATAGGAATTGGAATATCATCTGTATTAGCTGCATTAACCTTAGTTCCTTTGGATATGATTTCTTTTACGGCAGCTCAAAAACTTTTTCAAGGTATTGATAGTTTCACATTATTAGCCATCATCTTTTTTATGTTATCTGGCAGTATCATGAATAATGGTGGAATTGCTATCCGTTTGATTAATTTAGCAAAGCTATTTGTCGGGCGAATGCCTGGGGCTTTAGCACATACTAATGTTGTAGGTAACATGTTATTTGGTTCTATTTCTGGATCAGCCGTTGCATCCGCAGCAGCTATAGGTAGTGTAATGAGTCCATTGCAAAAAAAGGAAAAATATGATCCTTCTTTCTCTGCAGCAGTAAACATAGCCTCGGCTCCTACAGGTTTATTAATACCTCCAACCACAGCATTTATTGTTTATTCCTTAGTGAGTGGAGGTACATCGATATCGGCCCTGTTTATGGCTGGTTACCTACCAGGGATTTTAATGGGTTTGTCCATTATGGTTGTGGCATATTTTATTGCGAAAAAGGAGAAATATCCTGTATCTGAAAAGGTTACCTTTAAGCAGGGAGTACGTGTCGTACTAGATGCTATTCCAAGTCTTTCTTTAATAGTAGTTGTAATTGGTGGGATTGTAGCGGGGATTTTTACTGCTACAGAAGGTGCTGCCGTTGCGGTATTATATTCTGCTATTCTGGCAGCTATCTATCGAGAAATAAAGATCCCGGAGATTCCGGCAATTTTAAAAGAGGCTATTGTGATGACAGGGATTGTTTTGTTTTTAGTTGGAGCTTCTTCCATTATGTCGTGGGTAATGGCTTATGCAGGCATTCCACAACAAATTACCAATATCTTATTATCCATATCTGAAAATCCAATTATCATCCTTTTGTTAATGAATATTATCCTGCTAGCAGTAGGAATTTTTATGGATATTACACCAGCAATTTTAATCTTTACTCCAATATTTCTTCCTATTGTTACGAACATAGGTATAGATCCGGTTCACTTTGGAGTAATATTAATTTTTAACCTTTGTATCGGTATTACAACTCCACCGGTGGGAAGTGCATTATTTGTTGGAAGTAGTGTTGCCAACGTATCCATTGAATCGGTTGTAAGACCATTGTTTAAACTGTATATACCACTAGTCATAGCCTTATTATTAGTCACTTATTTTGAATGGATAAGTTTATTTATACCTAGGTTGTTTGGCTTGATGTAA
- a CDS encoding glycoside hydrolase family 31 protein — MIKNINFKLDAVENNTVILRGEDTVAHVYILEEDVFRVFIPEEQHPLLNRTWTIAPEAEDVAKEGRDKSDLSPFSLPDFQLHESQSEIEIFTNKLRVVIELTGLKSHWFAKANDQWINIANDRQTQNYNFNKSLGTGVYHYLERSPNDYYYGLGEKGGSLNKVGKRYRMKTIDAMGYDAEHTDPLYKHIPYYITYNDDTEIAYGLYYDNYSDAIFDLGNELDNYHGLYRYYHASKGNLDYYFMLGPRIKDVVETFSRLTGKTIMPPKWSLGYSGSTMTYTDAPDAQEQLKKFVESCKEYDIPCDSFQLSSGYTSIGDKRYVFNWDYSKIPSPEEMVKNFQENGIKLCANIKPALLKDHPLYNELAENHYFIMSQDSDQPEISQFWDDVGSYLDFTNYETFNWWKDKIKEQLLSYGIDSTWNDNNEYEIWDENAKANGFGDHIPVSYIKPIQTMLMMKASYEAQREFYPDVRPYLISRSGAAGMQKYVQTWSGDNFTEWKTIRFNIKMGLSLSMSGVYNFGHDVGGFSGKAPDPELLIRWIQNGIFHPRFTIHSWNEDKTVNVPWMYPEYLDQIRGLMKERVKWIPFLYQALHKAHKVYKPILTPTFYQFDHDKKTFEENDDFIVGDQLLICNVVEEGARHRAVYLPDNKHGWYDLNSDNFYQGGTNLTTDAPLDTIPMYAQAGSILPIRDGEISFDNNKEERGVLLFPYKDNGLTEEYIYEDDGQTVHYKDGEYTYIQIRMECNDEMIDINTEVDGKYQLPYDKVTFYLPKVEERKVKVNGQIITNNRSFVLNV; from the coding sequence ATGATAAAAAATATTAATTTCAAATTGGATGCAGTTGAAAATAATACCGTTATTTTGCGTGGAGAAGATACGGTTGCCCATGTGTATATTTTAGAAGAAGATGTTTTTAGAGTATTTATCCCAGAGGAACAACATCCCCTACTAAATAGAACATGGACAATTGCACCAGAAGCGGAGGATGTAGCTAAAGAAGGTAGAGATAAATCAGACTTATCGCCGTTTAGTTTACCTGATTTTCAGCTTCATGAATCTCAAAGTGAAATAGAAATTTTCACAAACAAATTAAGAGTTGTGATTGAATTAACCGGCTTGAAATCTCATTGGTTTGCAAAAGCAAATGATCAATGGATCAATATTGCCAACGACAGACAGACACAAAATTATAATTTTAATAAAAGCTTAGGGACAGGTGTTTATCATTATCTGGAGAGAAGCCCTAATGATTATTACTACGGCCTTGGTGAGAAGGGCGGTTCCTTGAATAAAGTTGGAAAACGTTATCGAATGAAGACGATAGATGCGATGGGATATGATGCTGAGCATACAGACCCATTGTACAAACATATCCCTTACTATATAACCTACAATGACGATACAGAAATTGCTTACGGTTTATATTACGATAATTACAGTGATGCTATATTTGATTTAGGTAATGAACTGGATAATTATCATGGGTTATATCGATATTATCATGCGAGTAAAGGTAATTTAGATTATTACTTTATGTTAGGTCCTCGAATAAAAGATGTCGTGGAGACCTTCTCAAGATTAACCGGAAAAACGATCATGCCACCAAAATGGAGTTTAGGCTACTCAGGTTCCACAATGACTTATACCGATGCACCGGACGCACAAGAACAGTTAAAAAAGTTTGTTGAGTCCTGCAAAGAATATGATATTCCTTGTGATTCATTTCAGTTGTCATCTGGTTATACAAGCATCGGAGATAAGCGTTATGTTTTTAATTGGGATTATTCCAAAATTCCTTCACCTGAAGAAATGGTAAAAAACTTCCAGGAAAATGGTATTAAGCTATGCGCAAATATTAAACCGGCATTGTTAAAAGATCACCCACTATATAACGAATTAGCAGAGAATCATTATTTTATTATGTCTCAAGATAGTGATCAACCAGAAATTTCTCAATTCTGGGATGATGTTGGATCTTACTTGGATTTCACTAATTACGAAACCTTTAATTGGTGGAAAGATAAAATAAAAGAACAGCTGCTATCCTATGGAATCGATTCTACATGGAATGACAACAATGAATATGAAATATGGGATGAGAATGCCAAGGCTAATGGGTTTGGAGACCATATTCCGGTAAGTTATATTAAACCGATCCAAACCATGTTAATGATGAAAGCTTCTTATGAAGCACAACGTGAATTTTATCCTGATGTTCGTCCCTATTTAATTTCCCGATCCGGAGCAGCTGGTATGCAGAAATATGTGCAAACTTGGTCTGGGGACAATTTTACAGAATGGAAGACTATCCGCTTCAATATTAAAATGGGTCTAAGTCTCAGCATGAGTGGTGTATATAACTTTGGGCATGATGTGGGAGGTTTTTCAGGTAAAGCTCCTGATCCTGAATTATTAATTCGTTGGATACAAAATGGCATTTTCCATCCGCGCTTTACTATTCATTCTTGGAATGAAGATAAAACTGTAAATGTTCCTTGGATGTATCCGGAGTACTTAGATCAAATCAGAGGGTTAATGAAAGAGCGTGTCAAATGGATTCCATTCCTTTACCAGGCGTTGCATAAGGCACATAAAGTCTACAAGCCAATTTTAACTCCAACATTCTATCAGTTTGATCATGATAAAAAAACATTCGAAGAAAATGATGATTTTATCGTAGGAGATCAATTGTTGATTTGTAATGTGGTAGAGGAGGGGGCACGTCATCGGGCAGTCTATTTACCAGATAACAAACATGGCTGGTACGATCTTAATTCAGACAACTTCTACCAAGGTGGAACAAACTTAACGACTGATGCACCATTGGATACCATTCCTATGTATGCTCAAGCGGGGTCCATTCTTCCCATTAGAGATGGGGAAATAAGCTTTGATAACAATAAAGAAGAGAGAGGCGTGCTCCTTTTCCCCTATAAAGATAATGGGTTAACAGAAGAATATATCTATGAAGATGATGGGCAAACAGTCCATTATAAAGATGGAGAGTATACGTATATCCAAATCCGGATGGAATGTAATGATGAAATGATTGATATTAACACGGAAGTAGATGGAAAATATCAACTACCATATGATAAAGTAACCTTTTACTTGCCAAAAGTAGAAGAAAGAAAAGTGAAGGTAAATGGTCAAATCATCACAAACAATCGTTCTTTTGTATTGAATGTTTAA
- a CDS encoding MIP/aquaporin family protein has protein sequence MSEFLAELIGTMILVIFGGGVVGGVVLKKSKAEGAGWIVVSIGWGLAVAMGVYAVGNVSEAHINPAVTIGFAAIGEFPWAKVPMYITAQMVGAFIGAVIVFFQYLPHWKETEDTAAKLSVFSTDPAVKSIPSNLVSEVIGTFVLVMGLLFIGANQFTEGLNPAIVGLLIVAIGMSLGGTTGYAINPARDLGPRIAHALLPIIGKGDSNWRYAWIPVIGPIIGGVYGAVFYNAMFIGEVSGLFWMMSVVIAIILAIALTTELKKHNGSIKSANNSSEKEAV, from the coding sequence ATGTCTGAGTTTTTAGCTGAGTTAATAGGAACGATGATACTGGTTATCTTTGGAGGCGGTGTTGTCGGTGGTGTCGTTTTGAAGAAATCAAAAGCAGAAGGTGCAGGGTGGATCGTCGTCTCAATAGGCTGGGGGTTAGCTGTTGCAATGGGGGTTTATGCTGTAGGGAATGTGTCTGAAGCACATATTAATCCTGCTGTAACTATAGGTTTTGCTGCTATTGGCGAATTTCCATGGGCAAAAGTTCCAATGTATATTACTGCTCAAATGGTTGGGGCGTTTATTGGTGCAGTTATTGTTTTTTTTCAATACTTGCCTCACTGGAAGGAAACGGAAGATACAGCGGCAAAGTTATCTGTCTTTTCTACAGATCCTGCAGTGAAAAGTATACCTTCAAATTTAGTCAGCGAAGTGATTGGAACGTTTGTATTAGTTATGGGACTTCTATTTATCGGTGCCAATCAATTCACAGAAGGTTTAAACCCTGCTATTGTAGGTTTGTTAATTGTAGCAATCGGGATGTCACTAGGAGGAACGACGGGTTATGCTATTAATCCTGCCAGAGACTTAGGACCTCGAATTGCTCATGCTTTGTTACCGATTATTGGAAAAGGTGATTCTAATTGGAGATATGCTTGGATACCAGTAATAGGTCCAATTATCGGTGGCGTTTATGGGGCAGTTTTCTATAATGCTATGTTCATTGGTGAAGTTAGTGGATTGTTTTGGATGATGTCTGTGGTGATAGCAATAATATTGGCAATAGCGTTAACTACAGAATTAAAAAAACATAATGGATCAATAAAATCTGCTAATAACTCCTCTGAAAAAGAAGCAGTTTAA
- the glpK gene encoding glycerol kinase GlpK: MEKFILSIDQGTTSSRAIIFNQNGEIVEVAQREFEQFFPKSGWVEHDANEIWTSVLSCIAEVLRKADIEASQIAGIGITNQRETAVVWDKETGKPIYKAIVWQSRQTEDICRELREAGFQDKFRNKTGLLIDAYFSGTKVKWILDNVEGAREKADQGKLLFGTIDTWLIYKLTGSKVHVTDYSNASRTLMYNIYDLEWDQELLDILGVPKSMLPEVKSSSEVYGETVDYHFFGQKVPIAGAAGDQQAALFGQACFEKGMVKNTYGTGCFMLMHTGEKPVKSDHGLLTTLACGIDGKVEYALEGSIFVAGSAVQWLRDGLRMFQNAKESENYASKVESADGVYLVPAFVGLGTPYWDSDARGAVFGLTRGTTKEHFIRATLESIAYQTKDVLGAMIEDSGIEVKSLRVDGGAVANNLLMQFQSDLVDVPVERPEVIETTASGAAYLAGLAVGYWNDREEITNQWKVNKRFESEMDDKERKELYDGWQKAVEATRVFK; this comes from the coding sequence ATGGAAAAGTTTATTTTATCTATTGATCAGGGGACAACTAGTTCAAGAGCGATCATATTTAATCAGAATGGTGAAATTGTAGAGGTGGCACAAAGAGAATTTGAACAATTCTTTCCGAAATCAGGATGGGTAGAACATGATGCTAATGAAATCTGGACTTCCGTATTATCATGTATTGCAGAAGTTCTCAGAAAAGCAGATATTGAAGCTTCTCAAATTGCTGGAATTGGTATTACCAATCAACGTGAAACGGCAGTAGTTTGGGACAAAGAAACAGGGAAACCAATATATAAAGCAATTGTCTGGCAATCAAGACAGACAGAAGATATTTGTCGAGAATTAAGAGAAGCAGGATTTCAAGATAAGTTTCGAAATAAAACAGGTTTATTAATAGATGCGTATTTCTCAGGCACAAAAGTGAAATGGATTTTGGATAATGTGGAGGGAGCCAGAGAAAAAGCGGACCAAGGCAAATTATTATTCGGTACGATTGATACGTGGTTAATTTACAAACTGACAGGTAGTAAAGTCCATGTAACTGACTATTCTAATGCGTCCAGAACCTTAATGTATAACATTTATGACTTAGAATGGGATCAAGAATTATTAGATATTCTAGGTGTACCGAAGAGTATGTTACCAGAAGTAAAATCATCATCAGAAGTGTATGGTGAAACGGTTGATTATCACTTCTTTGGTCAAAAAGTACCTATTGCTGGAGCGGCAGGAGATCAACAAGCAGCATTGTTCGGTCAAGCGTGTTTTGAGAAAGGTATGGTTAAAAATACGTATGGAACAGGATGTTTCATGCTAATGCACACTGGTGAAAAACCAGTTAAATCTGATCATGGTCTGCTTACCACACTTGCTTGTGGTATTGATGGAAAAGTGGAATATGCACTTGAAGGCAGTATTTTTGTTGCAGGTTCTGCGGTACAGTGGCTAAGAGATGGTTTACGAATGTTTCAAAATGCCAAAGAATCCGAAAACTATGCGTCTAAAGTGGAATCTGCGGACGGTGTATATTTAGTACCGGCATTTGTTGGTTTAGGTACTCCATACTGGGATAGTGATGCACGTGGAGCTGTATTTGGTCTAACACGTGGTACGACAAAAGAGCACTTCATCCGTGCTACTTTGGAATCCATCGCTTATCAAACCAAAGATGTACTCGGCGCCATGATTGAAGATTCCGGGATTGAAGTAAAATCGCTCAGGGTGGATGGCGGAGCTGTAGCGAATAACCTTTTAATGCAATTCCAAAGTGACTTAGTAGATGTTCCTGTAGAAAGACCGGAAGTAATCGAAACAACGGCATCCGGTGCAGCTTATTTAGCGGGATTAGCTGTTGGCTACTGGAATGATAGAGAAGAGATAACAAACCAATGGAAAGTTAATAAACGTTTTGAAAGTGAAATGGATGATAAAGAAAGAAAAGAATTATATGATGGCTGGCAAAAAGCAGTAGAAGCAACAAGAGTATTTAAGTAA
- a CDS encoding glycerol-3-phosphate dehydrogenase/oxidase yields MTFSSKKRTETYQQMKTDPVDMIIIGGGITGAGIALDAVLRGLKVAVIEMQDFAAGTSSRSTKLVHGGLRYLKQFEVKMVAEVGKEREIVYENGPHVTTPEWMMLPFYQEGTFGPFSTNIGLRVYDFLAGVKKSERRKMLDRKEALRREPLLKDEGLKGAGYYVEYRTDDARLTMEVMKKAVEEGALALNYAKVSDLLYDNGHVNGVEVVDQLTNEVHEIKAKYIVNAAGPWVDTIREKDKSKKGKTLQLTKGIHLVFDQTRFPLKQAIYFDTPDGRMVFAIPREGKTYVGTTDTVYQGDVAHPTMTESDRDYVLDAIDFMFPGQKITVDDVESSWAGLRPLIHEEGKDPSEISRKDEIFESDSGLISIAGGKLTGYRKMAEHVVNVIRDKMVQAEKKVFYPSDTKHLPISGGDVGGSKGFKEYKNEQITKGIELGLSEEEAEILVQRYGSNIPVVYDYYQKALDNENSLSPVTYAMLHYGIEHEATCKPVDFFIRRTGALFFDIHWVRKEKEAVIHEMQQIFNWSDQTKDTYTQELDQLLYEAVHPTKK; encoded by the coding sequence ATGACATTCTCAAGCAAAAAACGTACAGAGACATATCAACAAATGAAAACAGATCCAGTAGATATGATTATTATCGGTGGCGGTATTACAGGTGCAGGCATTGCTCTTGACGCTGTCTTAAGAGGACTAAAAGTTGCCGTTATTGAAATGCAGGATTTTGCAGCAGGTACGTCAAGTAGATCTACTAAGCTTGTTCATGGTGGTTTGCGTTACTTAAAACAATTTGAAGTAAAAATGGTCGCCGAGGTAGGGAAGGAAAGAGAAATTGTTTATGAAAATGGTCCTCATGTGACAACACCTGAATGGATGATGCTTCCATTTTATCAAGAGGGCACTTTCGGTCCTTTTTCAACTAATATCGGATTACGCGTGTATGATTTCCTTGCTGGGGTTAAAAAATCGGAGCGTCGCAAAATGCTTGATCGCAAAGAGGCTTTAAGACGTGAACCATTACTGAAAGATGAAGGTTTAAAAGGCGCAGGATATTATGTAGAATACCGTACGGATGATGCGCGGCTGACGATGGAAGTGATGAAAAAAGCAGTTGAAGAAGGAGCACTTGCTTTAAACTATGCAAAAGTTTCGGATTTGCTTTATGATAACGGTCATGTCAATGGTGTAGAAGTAGTCGACCAGTTAACAAATGAAGTCCATGAAATCAAGGCAAAATATATTGTTAACGCTGCTGGCCCATGGGTAGATACAATCCGTGAGAAAGATAAATCAAAAAAAGGAAAAACATTACAACTTACAAAAGGAATTCATCTTGTCTTCGATCAAACTCGTTTTCCTTTAAAACAAGCGATCTATTTTGATACACCGGATGGCAGAATGGTATTTGCGATTCCTCGAGAGGGTAAGACATATGTAGGAACAACAGATACTGTCTATCAAGGAGATGTCGCACACCCAACCATGACGGAATCAGATAGGGATTATGTGTTAGATGCGATTGATTTTATGTTTCCGGGTCAGAAGATTACAGTGGACGATGTTGAGTCCAGTTGGGCCGGTTTACGACCATTAATTCATGAAGAAGGAAAGGACCCTTCTGAAATTTCACGTAAGGACGAAATTTTCGAATCGGATTCTGGTCTAATTTCGATTGCTGGTGGTAAATTAACAGGATATCGTAAAATGGCGGAACATGTGGTCAATGTTATTCGTGATAAAATGGTTCAGGCAGAGAAAAAAGTCTTTTATCCGAGTGATACGAAACATTTACCGATTTCAGGTGGTGATGTTGGTGGATCGAAAGGGTTTAAAGAATATAAGAATGAGCAAATTACGAAAGGGATAGAATTAGGGTTATCGGAAGAAGAGGCGGAAATCCTTGTCCAGCGTTATGGCTCTAATATACCGGTTGTCTATGATTACTACCAAAAAGCATTAGATAATGAAAATTCCCTTTCCCCCGTAACATATGCTATGCTTCATTATGGAATTGAACATGAAGCAACATGTAAGCCTGTTGACTTCTTCATTCGAAGAACTGGTGCACTATTCTTTGATATTCATTGGGTTAGAAAAGAAAAGGAAGCGGTCATCCACGAAATGCAACAAATATTTAATTGGTCAGATCAAACAAAAGATACGTATACACAGGAGCTAGATCAATTACTTTATGAAGCAGTACATCCAACTAAAAAATAG
- the dhaK gene encoding dihydroxyacetone kinase subunit DhaK, whose product MKKVINNANHVVHEMLDGLVAAYPDSLKRLPGTTVITRSDAPVQGKVGIVSGGGSGHEPAHAGYVGRGMLDAAVAGEVFTSPTPDQIIEAIKAVDSGNGVLLIIKNYTGDVMNFEMAQEMAEMEGINVDRVIVNDDVAVEDSTFTVGRRGIAGTIFVHKIAGAMADTGASLLEVKAAAEKTIVNVRSMGVALSSCTLPAAGKPSFTLADDEMEIGIGIHGEPGIERVPLEEADRLTTILVNKILQDIDYEQEEVAVMVNGLGATPEMELHIVNRKLSQLLKEKDIAVYKNWVGEYMTSLDMEGFSVTLLKLDSELKSLLVKDVKTIAFQV is encoded by the coding sequence ATGAAAAAAGTGATAAACAATGCCAATCATGTGGTTCATGAAATGTTAGACGGATTAGTTGCTGCATATCCAGATTCTTTGAAAAGGCTTCCAGGAACAACTGTCATTACCAGAAGTGATGCTCCAGTACAGGGAAAAGTAGGTATTGTAAGTGGTGGTGGGAGTGGTCATGAGCCAGCTCATGCAGGATACGTTGGCAGAGGTATGTTAGATGCAGCTGTAGCAGGGGAAGTATTTACTTCGCCAACTCCTGACCAGATTATAGAAGCGATTAAAGCGGTGGACAGTGGAAACGGTGTTCTTTTAATCATCAAAAATTATACCGGTGATGTCATGAATTTTGAAATGGCACAAGAGATGGCAGAAATGGAAGGAATAAACGTAGACAGAGTGATTGTTAATGATGATGTAGCAGTAGAAGATAGTACCTTTACTGTAGGTAGAAGAGGCATAGCTGGCACTATTTTTGTACATAAAATAGCTGGAGCTATGGCAGACACAGGGGCATCGCTTCTAGAAGTGAAAGCTGCCGCAGAGAAAACAATCGTCAATGTTCGATCCATGGGTGTGGCATTATCATCTTGTACTCTACCTGCTGCTGGAAAGCCAAGCTTTACATTAGCCGATGACGAAATGGAAATAGGTATTGGTATCCATGGTGAGCCAGGAATTGAACGTGTACCATTGGAGGAAGCGGATAGACTTACTACTATTTTAGTCAATAAGATTTTGCAAGATATAGATTATGAACAAGAAGAAGTCGCAGTAATGGTAAACGGCTTAGGGGCAACACCCGAAATGGAATTACATATCGTAAATAGAAAGCTTTCTCAGCTTTTAAAGGAAAAAGATATTGCGGTGTACAAAAACTGGGTAGGAGAATATATGACATCTCTTGATATGGAGGGATTCTCCGTAACATTATTAAAATTGGATAGTGAATTAAAAAGTCTTTTAGTTAAAGATGTTAAAACAATCGCATTTCAAGTGTAA